A genomic region of Halobacteriovorax sp. JY17 contains the following coding sequences:
- a CDS encoding single-stranded DNA-binding protein codes for MSVNKVIILGRLGTEPELKYTPSGAAVCNFSVATSEGWTDKGGQKQEKTEWHRMVVWGKTAELCNQYLSKGRQAYFEGSLQTRMWEKDGHKNYTTEINVRTVQFIGGAQTGANQSKDSGNYSQQPSQDNSAMNQDYDISTDSNFTSDDIPF; via the coding sequence ATGAGTGTAAATAAAGTAATCATTTTAGGACGTTTAGGAACTGAGCCAGAGTTAAAGTACACACCATCTGGAGCTGCTGTATGTAACTTCTCTGTTGCAACTTCTGAAGGTTGGACTGACAAAGGTGGACAGAAGCAAGAGAAAACTGAATGGCATAGAATGGTTGTTTGGGGAAAAACTGCTGAACTTTGTAACCAGTACCTTTCAAAGGGTAGGCAAGCTTACTTTGAAGGTTCTCTTCAAACAAGAATGTGGGAAAAAGACGGACACAAGAATTACACTACTGAAATCAACGTAAGAACTGTTCAATTTATCGGTGGAGCTCAAACTGGTGCAAACCAATCTAAAGATAGCGGGAATTACTCTCAGCAACCATCTCAAGATAATAGTGCTATGAACCAAGATTATGATATCTCTACAGACTCTAACTTCACAAGTGACGATATCCCGTTCTAG